One window of Psychrobacillus sp. FSL H8-0483 genomic DNA carries:
- the ccsA gene encoding cytochrome c biogenesis protein CcsA, translating into MADLTMTRLHEIMVILQSVSLVFYFIDYLNKERLAHRIAVGLLSIVWLLQTVFLVMYMVEMKRFPILSLFEGIYFYAWLIILLSLVLQFVFRLDLPAFFLNMIGFIFMTIHTFAPNQMEQSHVGDALRSELLFIHITFAFLAYAAFALAFVFSTLYLILFRVLKKKKWTKQFSRLPSLNQAENGMTMSIVTGIPLLFVSLVLGLQWGYVSIEMFSIFDFKIVNSFIVLVIYIVVLLLRKRATIIGTNYAWIHIYAFLFVLINFLLGSQLSQFHLWY; encoded by the coding sequence ATGGCTGATTTGACGATGACAAGGCTACACGAGATTATGGTCATCCTCCAATCCGTAAGCCTTGTTTTTTATTTTATTGATTATTTGAACAAAGAGCGTCTAGCTCATCGCATTGCAGTGGGGCTGCTCTCCATTGTGTGGTTATTGCAAACGGTGTTTTTGGTTATGTATATGGTGGAAATGAAGCGCTTTCCAATACTCTCCTTATTTGAGGGGATTTACTTTTATGCATGGCTAATTATTTTGTTGTCACTTGTGCTACAATTCGTATTTCGTTTAGATTTGCCAGCATTCTTTTTGAATATGATTGGGTTCATCTTTATGACCATCCACACATTTGCACCAAATCAAATGGAACAGTCTCATGTTGGTGATGCACTTCGATCTGAATTATTATTTATTCATATCACGTTTGCATTTTTAGCATATGCAGCTTTTGCTTTAGCGTTTGTTTTTTCTACTTTATACTTGATATTGTTTCGAGTTTTAAAAAAGAAAAAGTGGACTAAGCAATTTTCAAGATTACCCTCCCTGAATCAAGCGGAGAATGGCATGACAATGTCCATTGTGACTGGCATTCCTTTATTGTTTGTAAGTTTAGTTCTAGGGTTACAATGGGGATATGTATCAATAGAAATGTTCTCTATTTTTGATTTCAAGATTGTCAATTCCTTTATAGTATTAGTTATTTATATTGTTGTGCTATTACTTAGGAAACGAGCAACTATTATCGGGACAAACTATGCCTGGATTCACATATATGCATTTTTATTTGTCTTAATAAATTTTTTATTGGGTAGTCAATTATCACAATTCCATTTATGGTATTAA